The Plasmodium vivax chromosome 12, whole genome shotgun sequence genomic interval ATCTCGCTCAGCTGCTTCATATTGTCCATGCTCAGTTTCATCTCCTCATTTTCTTCGCTTATAAATTTGGCATTGTTATTGATGGCGGAGAAGTTCGCGTTCCTCAGGGACctcgtccatttttttatcactccCTTATCTGTGGAGTAAAACGTGTACGTGTGGCCGGCTCCGAATGGCGCCGCTTTGATGTGAATGACGTCTTGGTTTTCCCCCAGCTGCAGGTCCTTCGTTTCTTCAATTATCTGCGAGGAGAGAGTTGCGGGGGAAAGAGTGTACGCGGCGGGGTCTCCCCACTGTGGAGGCTTCCTGACTGAGGAGGTTTCCGCACTGCCAATGCTACCGCTTTACAACTGGCGCGTGATTCTTCAGAGGTGAAGAAACGACACCCACACCCCCATAAggcagccaaaaaaaagaagcgagcCAGCCTACTGGCGAAGAGAACACCCCTCACATGATCTCCAAaagtggagcaaaaaaaacattaccTTATTTTTCACGGCAATGTAATAATCGACCACCTGCACTTCGCTCCCTTCTAAGAGGAAAATAATAGACGGCCGGTAATCCCCCCTCTCtttatacacataaaaaaaattggactTAACGAAGCAAAAACATTTTACCCACTTGTAATCGTCAGCACAGTTGTTCAACAGAACGGTCGAAGCGTTGTTCTCATTTCTTTCTGCTTCATTCGCTTGGAGGTGCataaggggggaggagaaatcCTTTCCGTTTTGCCTCCTCTTGGACATGTACACGTGCAGATCCCCTGAGATGCTGTTTTTCACTGCATTACTGCTTCCAAAATGGATTAGCGAGATGATGTCGAACATTTTGGGGAGCGATCTGGCGAGTAAAGTGGACAGCTGAAAGTGCCGCGCTCGCTCGGCCAGCTGATTGCCAGTTTGTTTCGCGAAGCGGCTAGCTGCGCGTATTTTTGCCTCACATCGGGGCGTATCACTTGAGTTACGTTGTTCTGTGATGCGCTACTCTGCGCTATGATAtgctgtttttattttttttttttctttttcccccaacaGTGCAGAAACTGGACGCGCCTTTACCTTCCAATGAACAACCTTCGCCCCATTCACccgcatgtatgtacatgttcaTGCGTGGAGTAAAACTCCGTATGcccttatattttttccctcccctgcGTGCACACAAATGGAAAGGCGGACATACGCGTATACCACCCTGAAGGCATGTCTCCCTCCGCGTGAAATGACCACAAGTGATCAAGCACCGGTAGGCACAGTTccatttttcgccttttccccCAATGCATATTAAAGGGAGCACACTTGGGGCCACGCGAACAGTTGCGCAAATTTGTGCAGGCGCAGCAAAAAAGACATACCAGCGCGCATACATACGTTAATACGAACGTtaatacgtatgcatgtacctGCCCATTCACCCCACGCACTGGGGCGAGCAAACCGTTTCCTCGCCTGCTGCACAGGGAAAAAAGTAACGCATGGAAAAGGGGCGATGCGCTTACTATACATGCGTGCATCCCTTTGCGGATAAACGCGCAGCATAATTTAAGAAACCTTTGAACAAATCCCCTTTCtacattttcccccccatacGACATAGACAATCTGCAAAAAGGACGAACAGAAAACGAACCCCACAGATATGTGACCTCAAAATGACTTCGCACAACCGAAAGTGTTTCCAATAACTCTATGCCAATATGGTCAgttacatttatttacaaatggtttcttaaaatggaaaataaattaacccCCCTTAGGAGTAATTCTCTGTTCAGTTGTctcatttttacctgaacgttCAGGCAAAATTGAAGTCTTTtcaggatattttttttttttttttttcacaaaggTTGATATAGCCATGTTGATTACAATGTGGCCATTTGGTAAGAAgctgtttacatttttcctgCGCGTTCTATAGGAAAGGGGGTGATATAGGAAAAGTTGGCCTTCTCAaatgaatgttttttttccttttaaattgttacaaaatgaggaaaaaaaaaggaaaacattcttataaaaagaaaaaaatttacttgAAATTTTCTCACGTACGATATGCGTATACATTGGAAAAATATTCCATTCGACTTTGCTTCCCTTCTTGCGGAGaaagtggaaataaaatttccgCGAGAGAATCAAcgaattgttaaaaaatttaaaagaagaaaatgttaGCGGCGTGCTTTCTTACCAGCAATATTTGccgcagtttttttttagaacGTTTAAAATGGATTCCggatgtacatacatgcagAGGGATATGCGCGGCTTCACGCGGTAGCGCGGTGACGCATAAAAAAGGTAGTAATTGACCgcgctttttaatttgatatGATGTAGGTGcatagtaatatataatttgagACAGTTTGTCCGAGTGGTTAAGGAGGTTGACTCGAAATCAACTGGGCTCTGCCCGCACAGGTTCAAATCCTGTAGCTGTCGTTTTTTTGCGCGCCGGCGCCGGAAAAGGGCAAATGagaatagaaataaaaatatataatacatattagTGCGCaatcatttttaagataGACTTATCATCTGCGCATTCGCGATTGCAAATATTACTCGAAAAATAAGAGAATTAATGAAATGGGAGGAGAAGTATTTTCGGCCAGTAGGGCGCAGCTAACGGTTGATTTATCGCTAAAGGgagggcaattttttccatatttacTTGACACCCATTTTGCCCTTGCTTAAATTACCCATTAATATTAAGCAAACCATTACCAAATGGTTACGCCATCGAAATAGGAACGATTCAGtcctatttttaaattgataGATGCGCAATTAGGGGAAATTTCCCCACGGGGAAAATGTTCGTCACCTCGTCCTTTTCTCAtgacccatttttgcattccttttttattactttccACTTTAAGTAacctttttcccccatttttgaaatttttcttttttttgccacaaTATGAACATCATGAGTACCTTATGTAAGTGCATTTCCTCCTCCCAAGGGGTACGAAGTTGTTTTCGAAATGATTTCACCCCCATTTGTACGTTTCCGCCAAGTTGCGAACGGGTCTTAGCAAAGTACCACCTCCACTGTcaaactggaaaaaaaaaaaaatgccaataATAACAACCGTTACAGCTTACACCTTTGGTGAGTTTCCTCATGCGGGTTTGTAGAACTACTTGTATCTGTGCAAGTGCATAAGATTCGGCTTTCATGCGTAAGGCggcgtatgcatatatgagGGTGCTTCCGCGAGAAGATGGGCAAGCTTAATCGTTTCTTCTACTAAGGGGGAGCCCCCTTTCTTTTGTACCGACCTTCACATACCAAATTGATCATCGCGCGAAAGGTTTAAGGCAAGGGGGATATAATCTCCCACCTGTGAGTATGTTGATAAATATGTAATCACACGTGCGAACAAATCGGTGTACCTACATCCGCATGCACCCCTGCGGTGTAATGTTCATATAAGCTATAAAAAGGTAATACCaggtgcacacaaaaaaaaagaaaataaaagaagaaaaaaaaaaaaagattgcCTTATGTACAAAGTTGAGAGTTTTATGTTAGTGGGGTTATCCTACGTATCGGTACATTTTTCGCTGTGGAAAAAGATTGCCACTCTTtttaaggtttttttttttttttttctctctcatGTGTGTTTGCATATATCGACGTAGGCACTGCGTAAGTACCTGCAACCCAGCGGAACATGTAAGTACATATTCGCGTGTAAATGGAGCGTCCCTGTAAAACGGCTGCAGACATGCCTCGTTGTGTTGCTTGCacgagttttttttcttctcttcaaatttgccCACgggcatatgcacatgcatgTGCTGTGCACATTTGTGAGCAGCCCCAAAGCGCAGCAGCCACGCTGAGGAAAATTTGCAAGTCACGGATTTTCGCTCGTCCCCGTTCTATTCATTCAGattattctattttattttaacgtatatgcatgtgtatatgtcATATGTATGCTATATGTATGCTATATGTATGCTATATGTATGCTATATGCATACATGGCtatgctttaattttttccccctcgttcTCTCCTTTCCCATTTATCCTTCCACGAAACGTATGCACAGTCgttgcgttatttttttgcgcttgcGTTACGATATCCCCACGTTTATAACCCCCCACAAACcaccccttcctttttttttttttttttatttcagtTTGGTACCATTTTGCAGCAAATGCAAATGTGTAGATAGCCGTTTCCTTcatttcccacttttttttttttttttttttgcatgaattgtgtattttttttttgccctacATTTGGGGcggcatatttttatgccacGTTACGTTTCGCCATCTGGCCATTTCGTGTCGTTCCCCTTTGATCATCGCCCTTTGAGCTTCCCCCTTTAAGCTTCCCCCTTTAAGCTCCCCCCTGTAAGCTCCCCCCTTTACGCATCAGCTACgcaaaaaataagtgaaaGCAGATACAATTTGGCCTTAACATAGACGCAGGATACGTTTAAGCTGATCTGCGAAACGGGTGGGTGCAGGCCATCACACGAGGAAACGTCCCCACATGCACGTCTGCAAAAGGGCGGGGTTATCCTCCTGTTTGTAGTTAAGGATGTGTGTTGGGTTGCCATATGGCACAGCATATTTTAGGACatataaaatgcattttaaaaaaaaacaaaacaaactcgcagaaaaataaagcaaaaaaaaaaaaataaagaaagaaagaaagaaagaaagaacgAAGTTttgtttcaatttttgcaCGCCTCCTCatttctcctcatttttatgtCACAGGGAGATTTCCCGTAAGCCTCCGTGGCCTTTCTTAATGTTCATCGTCAAAGCATTATATTTCCACGCCccattttatgttttttttttttttttttccgaattTTTTCCGAATTTTTTCCgaatttttttcgattttttttccacaatttgTGTGAGCATTTgcctttcacattttcgaaTTTTTGCTCTTCCCTTTGCGAAGTTTTGCTTCGCCCTCCCCCCGgcatttccccttctccactGGGGCTGACCTCTTCAATTAGCGTGCGCGACCAAAGAACTGCCTGTCGATTCGTTTGCAATTCTTTGCCATAGCGGTTGCgctaatttttatataaagacaGAGTGGGGGGAGTGCGCGAGCTGTGAGATACTTTGCGGTGAATGGGCTAACCGCTGTGCCGCCTACTGCcttcacatgtgtgtatggaTAGGAGGCTGGCACGAATGGGAGCACAGGCGCGCGTGCTATGTAtaaatgtatgtacgtatgtatgtacgtatgtatgcacgtatgcatgtatgtacgcGACTGTGTGTATAGACAGGTACGTACACGCACCCCCCTCCCTCTCCGCCACTCATTCCCGCGCGCGTCCCCTTTCTCATCCGCGTGGTCTCGCGGCGAATTGGGATGAAAACGCTGTACACATACGCGCATATCCCCCTGCGCAGTATGACCTCGTGCGCCCATTTAgctttgcttcattttgcacCTGCCAATCGCAACACATTTTGAGTTCTGTTGGAGATTAAAAACTGAGTTTTGTTCATACAGTTAGGCTAGATGAAAAGGCCTCCTTTTACCTTTTCTTTACCACCCCCTCTTTTTTAGCATCacttttgcccccctttgtgtgtacgtacatgcattcATATAGGCATGCACGTGCGTGGGAATACCCTCCATCTGCGCGGACCTCCGTATAGGCGCGTTTCGCACCTTTctgcctttcccccccccctattGCCTGAACAATTACCTTTGTTGGTTTGTGAATTTGGATCCACTTTGCAGTTATACGTACACACGGTTGCTGCCCCGCAGTTTGCATCCCATTGCCAGCTTCGTCATGCTGTGTTTGCTccccaccaccaccaccatttggtgttaattaaaaattcgtAGCAGCGCGGAATAGCACCCCCGTGAGGAAAAACGTTTCCcacgtgtgtgcatgtaccTTTGCAGTCACATCTACCCAACTGCGCGCGGCGCATGCGTTCGCGAAATGAGTGCCGGGTACTAGGAACTGTCCGAGTGGTGCGAACGGGCCGCAGCGCTTCGTTTTTAAATTCGTAACGTGTTATCCAGTCAGTAAGTACGCGCGGATGTGTGTACgtatatgcgtatgtatatgtatgtgcgtatgtatgtgCGCACGCCCAGGGGGATGCGGAATTCGGGACGGCTACACACAGCCCCATTTCGCTTGCACCACATGGGTAAAGGCCGTTCACACATCCTTCACCCACCTCGCATTTGCCAAATGTGGTTGTTTTAAGGTATATAATGTAtagcgtattttttttatttttttttttttcttccccctccgcttCATTAAGACAAGAAATAGTGCCCCCCACCTTTCATTTGTTACGCCTTTTTAAATACCCCCATTTGTGAAAATAGCAGGTGGGGATTTTTAACCTGAAGGGGGAGGCTACGCAGGGTCATCCCAAAGGGGGTTTTATATACTGCCTCGCCTGGTTCTATAAGGttcacttttttcccccccttttgccaccAAAATTGCACCAACAAGTACTATATGGTTGGTTCTATAAGGACGCAcatgtatacacatatgaGCCTGTGTAAACATCAGCATAAGTTctgtttgctttttttttttttttttttatttttgcacttCCACCCTTCTTGGGTATACAAACAGGGGAGGGAGAACATCCCTGGCAGTTGTATGCGAAAGAGGGACACGTGCACGTGTATAAGTGGCCAGGCAATTTGCGAATAGGTAGTTTATGGGCCAGCGGAAAGGGTAAACATAAAATGGGTGtataaacctttttttttttttggagggggGGGCCAAGCGCGAGTGTGAATGAAGGCACGCGCATGGCACATGCGTTATAAACGTATGACACACGTATGGCACACGCATGGCACACTCATGACACACGCGCACTCTCGAGGGGAAACGTAAAAGCTTACGCGAACGTAACGTTACGTGCACAGGCGCGGGGGGCGACGAAGATGTGAAGCCATACGATGACCCTCGCGTGGATCCATCAGCCAAAATGATTCACAGCAACAGTCtgagcaaaatgaatggCCTAAAGAACCAAATGGTCCCGGTGATGCTGGAGATGCAGACGGCTCAGGTGACCCCAGTGAAAGGCACAAACAACAGCGCGCAGCTGCGCGTAGGGAAGGCAGACTTCAACAGCATCTACTTGGACATTCTAAATATCCACGACTCGATTGTGAATCATTTACAGACGATAGTAATTCATGTGTACAGCCTGGTGGAGAAGTCGCTGCGCTTCTCAAGGGGGGATTCCTCCAAAGAATTACACACTGGAGGTGGTCCCCACCGTAGTGCCTCTAACGCCAACCCTAGCTGTGCTAACATCACCAATGATGAACACAGTGACTCAGCCGGAGGGGGAGGTGCTCCTTCCTCAAGTGGAGCCATACGtacaggggaaaaacaacCCTTTACAGAGGTGGACAGAAATGCACACGTAAAAATAGAACCCGAGGAAGGGAATAGCAGGGGGAGTTCCGAGCATGCCAATGTGGGGCATAGAAAGATGCCAAATAACCAGATGGACACACTAGCAGACAGTTCTGAGACAAGGATGATGGATCCAACCGATGAGGGAAGAACTAACCAATCGGTAAGTACCCACATCCGTGGGGAATACCACGAAGGGGAGGAGAACACCCCATCGATTAACACTGCAAAGGAGTTGAAGTGCACCAATGAGCTAGCTAAAATGATATGCAATTACGATGCGCCGGTAGAGTTAATCATTAACCAGATTgagtccaaaaaaaataaatgtgaaaagaCCCATGGGGAAAATCCCCACAAGGGTAACAACCCAAATGTAGAGGAAGtgataaaggaaaataaactGAACCTGAGGAAGCACATTGTCCTGTTGGAACTTCTGAAGCACGTCATGGTGCACTCAAGTAATGCTACAGTCGATTTGAATAGagaccaaatggggagcgcACAAATGGGAGGGAATAATGACACCCacaggttaaaaaaaaattgggattttctaaaaaggagagtaaaCCCAGATGAGAGCATCTGCTGTGATTACAACTTTTGCAACGCGAATTTTTCCGGCATCAATATAGGGGACCTTAATATTATTAGCTACTACATGGATTTACTTTCCCCCTTCAATAAGTTCCACGGGGAGAGGCGCGGGGGGGACAGTCAGTTGGGGGAGAGTTCCCTGGGTGGAGAGGCAGATGGGGAGGAAGCTGGAGACGCAGACGGAGACATATATGAAGACACCGCTGAACACGCACAGCTCACACTCGTGAGGAAGAAGCTGGACGACATTGCGCTCAATTATGACTACCTCGTGGAGGACATCCTAAAGAACAACAACGTTAACGGATTTAATGAAAGTTACCTGTACGGTTGGAAGGACAAAAtcctgcaggggggagatGCGGAAAGGGCAAGCGGTATCCTTCCGAGCGATCTTAAGAGTCAACCAAATGGAGATGTGCACAGTGGAAGGTACGTCGGGGGTGCTTCCATTGGGAGTGGTACCGTTTTGTCCAGACACACCCCATACAGTCACTTCGCACATACCGTCGAAGGTGTACGTGAGCTTCCGAACGAGCACTTCCTGCGTAGTGTGAACCCGTTTCCCGGCGGCAACTcacaggagggggaagtCCCCAATTGGGGTCCCCCCAGTGGGAGCATTACAGGTATGGCGAGTGTAGCCCTTAGACCCGGTAGAAACAACCCCATCGGTGGAAAGGCAGTCCATCACAACGGCATCGTGCCGAAGGGGTGTACCTTCGCGGACGGAGGGGGGGCCCTCCACCAGGGGGGAAATCGCATCAGTGATGAGGGGCGACGCGGTGATGGCAGAAACCCTTACGACAACTTGCTGTGCGAAAAGGCGCAGAGTTACAACCCCCCCTACAACGTTAGCGGAAGTACCTCCAATCAGGTCAGCTCCACAGATACGAATTACCCTCACGCAATATGGATGAATCAAATTTCGAAGGAACACGGGGAGAATTCAAATGAGCCAATTACAGATGACACCGTGATGAAGCATGACCACTACTCTGCCCCGACAATGCTCAGACAGGAAAGTAATCTCATGCCGCAGGACAGGTACAACCAAATTGGAAACGATCATTATGGGGAGCATTACAAGGGAGGGTATGCAAGTGCGAAAAACGGCTTCAGCAGTTACTTaggcaattttaaaaacggcataaaaatggagggaaaaaaagaacacttCTTGGGAGGATCAGAAATCACCACATGCACAGGTCAGAACTATTCGAATGACACGAACAGTGGCGATCTGTGGGGGCGCCACCCTGTCGGTGCGCTTCATGCGGAGGGAAGGGGACACCTGGGCGAAGCGAAAAGAAGTGAAAACGAGGGGGACAATCCGCCCAGTTGGGAGAGTTCGCATCGTGCGAATAACACGAATGATGCGAATGATGCGAATTATTTGCATCTTGCGCATGCTCGGAGCGGAAGCAGGGAGGCCCGCCGCCACCATGGTGGGGATACTAGAAGGGACACAGAAACGACGCACGCCAGGGTGAGGAGCAACAAACATGATGGCAGTCACTACGCAAACGATAAGCACTTCTTCAGTGCCACCGCCGTCTTTGATGATGGTGCACACGCACGCGGCTTTAATGCCAAGAGGGGCAATCCTCCCAGTGGAGGCGCATCAAAAGGGACCCCCTTCGATGGGCGATTCAGTGTGCACATGGAAGGAGGGCAGATGGAAGGAGAGCAGATGGAAAATGCTTCCCCTAACAGGGACAACGACTCCTCGGTGAGGAAAATGCCAACGAGTTCGTTGGTCGAGATGCACCACAAAAGTGGGGATGACAGTTTGGATACCCAATTTTGTACTTATCTCCCCAGGAGTAACAGCCTTAACAGTTACAATAGACCGagttgcttctcctcctacGCTCAGCACCTTCGGGGTGGCTTGCCCAGTTGGGACCCACAAAACTATAATAGCCTCACCGATGGAGGTACCAATTATGGGAGCTATAAAAATAGGCAATGCAATGATGGGAGCAGCGGAAGATGCAACAACAATACGGATGGAAGGGGCAGCAATAACAGCGGGGGGTACAGCCACAGTGGCGGCGGTGGCAACAAGGGAGTCGGCCGAAGCAATGACAGCGGCAGTAACGATAACGATGGTGATGACGACGAAAATGGGGAGCATCggcagagggggaggagggacTACTACGATGAGAAGgaagacgaggaggaagaggaggacgaaaATGAGCATCAAAATGGACATCAAAATGGACATCAAAATGAGCATCAAAAGGACGGACGTGGGAAGGGCCATCCTGCCGATCATCCCAATCAACACACTTTGCCAGATGGCACAGAAAAACCAACAAACAATCAGTTTCATATGAATACGAATGATGGGTGCGAACGAGAGCAGCATAATGGAGCCAATCAGAGCAATTCTGAAAGTCGGGCTGGTGATCCTAACGCACATTCGCAGGGGAACGAACGAGGGGAGTCCTTTCTGGAGGATCACCAGTTGATAGAGTCAGCCATGAACGAAGCGAAGTTCGAGCGGCATGGGAACAGTTCGGGGGCCCCCAACAGGCTCAGTGTGGACGGCGCGAGGAGCCAGCTGGGCAGGTCACACAGGGGGAGGCAGCCGAGCCAGACTAATCTGCCAAACCAGGCTAATATGCCAAACCTGCCTAACCTGCCGAACCTCCCTGACGGTACCCCCCTGGGCAGCTCGTGCACCTTCATCCCCTTTGGCGGCCAAGTCAGCTTCCAAGACCCATCCAACTACGGCCCCTATGGGGGATTCGAGAACTTTGGCAACTACGTCAGTTACAGCAACTTTGGCGATCGCAGTTACGGGAGTTACACCAACTGTGGCACCTTCTCCAATTCGAGCGGAGTGCAGCCAAGGAGGGTCGACAGGGCAGTAGCGCGAAGTGCCCTAACGCATAGCGGAGTGGAGACGCcagaggggagaagcagagtCCTCCCGCCTGACGAGTTGAGGATTCGAAGCGGGGCAGGCGGTGCAGGCGGTCCTATGGGTGCGAACAACCAGGTGCAGCTTCATAACCAGATGAGCAGTCCGATGAGCAGACCGATGAGCAGTCATATGAGCAGTCATATGAGCAGTCATATGAGTAGTCAGCTGAACAGTCAGCTGAACAACGAGCTGTACCGCCCACACAGAGACGCACAGAACAACGCAGGGGAAAGAAACAGACCCAAGTGTAAACCCAGCATGGTGAaggtgggggagaaaaacgaaagcATGGGACACGATTTTATTAACTTCACGAACAGTGCCTACGTAGACATTcacaaaataatacaaaacgACGATCTGTTGAAGAATGAGTTGACCGGATTGGAAGAGTCTCTCCAGCTAGCCAACGCAGCGAGCAAGggcagtaaaaaaaacacagccAAATATAACTCCAATGAGTTGGAAATCCTGATGATGTACGATAGCTGCAAAAATATGCTCAAGTCGTGCAGCATGctacgaaatgaagaaatgaaGAACGCAGGTGCAGAGGCAGATGCGGATGAGTACCTGCTGAATGAGACCTGCATCCCGGCCAACGTCCTAACCAACAGCGAAATGATGAGCGACAGTTTGAATGCAGATATAGAGAAGATCATTGACATCATGAGCACAAGTAAGGTGAAAGGGGGGGCAATCCACTATGGAGGAACGGCCGAACGAGGTGGACGGTACCCTCCTCCGTTGTGTTGCCGACGACCCCTGAGGCGTatctcccctcccccgtcACGCACACTCCTCATCACTTCTCTGTACTTCACTCTATATCACTTCACTGCACTTCACTCCATTTTACTCTactttcttttccccctcctttgcTTAACAGACATGCAGGCGAAAGGCAAAGACAAGAAGCGGAAGCTGAGCTCCATCGGCTGCCCTCCAAACGACCGCGCCTTCCCCAACGGGGAGAAGAACCCAGAACATGGGGGGGACAAGTCCAGCtcgaaaaaaatgcccaGGAGCTCAGAAgacaaaaggaagaagtatcaaaaaatggacataAGAACATTAAACAAAAGcgtgcagaaaaataaagaggtCTGCAAGAATTGCTACATCCACTACGACAATAGCAAGTCCAGTTACATCCTCACCTTCATAAAtaggaagcagaaaaagcaGAGGAAGCTCTTCCCCGTCAACCCAAATGAAAAGGACGAGGCCTACGTCATTCaaattatgaattatattgAAAAGCTAAAGGatcaagaaaaaatatttgggaTTAGCAAAAACGACGAGATGGGGGCTTTGCAAAGGGGTGAGCCCGCTAATCTGCACAGAAGcgagggaggaaaaaacgctGCAGACAGACG includes:
- a CDS encoding hypothetical protein (encoded by transcript PVX_082810A) — translated: MIHSNSLSKMNGLKNQMVPVMLEMQTAQVTPVKGTNNSAQLRVGKADFNSIYLDILNIHDSIVNHLQTIVIHVYSLVEKSLRFSRGDSSKELHTGGGPHRSASNANPSCANITNDEHSDSAGGGGAPSSSGAIRTGEKQPFTEVDRNAHVKIEPEEGNSRGSSEHANVGHRKMPNNQMDTLADSSETRMMDPTDEGRTNQSVSTHIRGEYHEGEENTPSINTAKELKCTNELAKMICNYDAPVELIINQIESKKNKCEKTHGENPHKGNNPNVEEVIKENKLNLRKHIVLLELLKHVMVHSSNATVDLNRDQMGSAQMGGNNDTHRLKKNWDFLKRRVNPDESICCDYNFCNANFSGINIGDLNIISYYMDLLSPFNKFHGERRGGDSQLGESSLGGEADGEEAGDADGDIYEDTAEHAQLTLVRKKLDDIALNYDYLVEDILKNNNVNGFNESYLYGWKDKILQGGDAERASGILPSDLKSQPNGDVHSGRYVGGASIGSGTVLSRHTPYSHFAHTVEGVRELPNEHFLRSVNPFPGGNSQEGEVPNWGPPSGSITGMASVALRPGRNNPIGGKAVHHNGIVPKGCTFADGGGALHQGGNRISDEGRRGDGRNPYDNLLCEKAQSYNPPYNVSGSTSNQVSSTDTNYPHAIWMNQISKEHGENSNEPITDDTVMKHDHYSAPTMLRQESNLMPQDRYNQIGNDHYGEHYKGGYASAKNGFSSYLGNFKNGIKMEGKKEHFLGGSEITTCTGQNYSNDTNSGDLWGRHPVGALHAEGRGHLGEAKRSENEGDNPPSWESSHRANNTNDANDANYLHLAHARSGSREARRHHGGDTRRDTETTHARVRSNKHDGSHYANDKHFFSATAVFDDGAHARGFNAKRGNPPSGGASKGTPFDGRFSVHMEGGQMEGEQMENASPNRDNDSSVRKMPTSSLVEMHHKSGDDSLDTQFCTYLPRSNSLNSYNRPSCFSSYAQHLRGGLPSWDPQNYNSLTDGGTNYGSYKNRQCNDGSSGRCNNNTDGRGSNNSGGYSHSGGGGNKGVGRSNDSGSNDNDGDDDENGEHRQRGRRDYYDEKEDEEEEEDENEHQNGHQNGHQNEHQKDGRGKGHPADHPNQHTLPDGTEKPTNNQFHMNTNDGCEREQHNGANQSNSESRAGDPNAHSQGNERGESFLEDHQLIESAMNEAKFERHGNSSGAPNRLSVDGARSQLGRSHRGRQPSQTNLPNQANMPNLPNLPNLPDGTPLGSSCTFIPFGGQVSFQDPSNYGPYGGFENFGNYVSYSNFGDRSYGSYTNCGTFSNSSGVQPRRVDRAVARSALTHSGVETPEGRSRVLPPDELRIRSGAGGAGGPMGANNQVQLHNQMSSPMSRPMSSHMSSHMSSHMSSQLNSQLNNELYRPHRDAQNNAGERNRPKCKPSMVKVGEKNESMGHDFINFTNSAYVDIHKIIQNDDLLKNELTGLEESLQLANAASKGSKKNTAKYNSNELEILMMYDSCKNMLKSCSMLRNEEMKNAGAEADADEYLLNETCIPANVLTNSEMMSDSLNADIEKIIDIMSTSKVKGGAIHYGGTAERGGRYPPPLCCRRPLRRISPPPSRTLLITSLYFTLYHFTALHSILLYFLFPLLCLTDMQAKGKDKKRKLSSIGCPPNDRAFPNGEKNPEHGGDKSSSKKMPRSSEDKRKKYQKMDIRTLNKSVQKNKEVCKNCYIHYDNSKSSYILTFINRKQKKQRKLFPVNPNEKDEAYVIQIMNYIEKLKDQEKIFGISKNDEMGALQRGEPANLHRSEGGKNAADRRSYEKDQRVQEKHMVSEPYGEANLPKKNEMCPTNLNLLNKKMNNFLSGINDQLYMDPSMNFIPEHLPFIPNVGGNPNMGHVNIYDDVNAPSGVDYVNFNLLNEGHSFENMHLMNQCSGSVQNVNPFFKLHSKKGDFSARGNDQYVGGEGVHGGVPTDMNSNMNSNMNNNSNNTSCRNVGSGMSSLAGRRGNRRAGQVGGGSHTGGGHNGSGHNGSGHNGSGHNRSSHNGGNRSSNSPFAPNTYESAMMHQAMKNAMYPCESNQAMSHQKGPSSANPTNANDEFGPMNMFTNASFPNYNQGNMPNSCESEMMHHYNSVMNDYGDSMLVESNYDSDRVTAGGRTMQHNE